TACGCAATTAATTTAGTGACGGCAGAAAAACGCTTGTTAAGTGAATTTACTCAAGGTTCAGCCATCGCAGGAATTGGCAATCCTCAACGTTTTTTTACGATGTTGGAAAATTTAAATATTCGTTTAGAAAATACGAAAGCTTTTCAAGATCATCAACATTTTGAGCCGCAATTATTAGAAAAACTCGCTGAAAACCAACCGCTCTTTATGACCGAAAAGGACGCAGTAAAATGCCAAGCTTTTGCTAAAGAGAATTGGTGGTATGTTCCAGTTGATGCGGAGATTGTTGAGGCTGAAAACCAAGGTCAAAAACTTCCACAATTGTGGGAAAAAATCCGTCATTTAGTTTAACTCTATTCGAGTGAAATATGCGTGAGAAACTTAATCCTCGATTATTAGAAGTGATCGCTTGCCCGCGGTGTTTGGCAAGATTGAAATACGATCAAGAAAATCAACGGTTCATTTGCCCTTTTGAGCAAGTGGCGTATCCTATTGAACACGGCGTGCCGATTTTGTTGGCAGAAAAAGCCGAAACATTGAAAGAATAAGGAATACTTATGTCATTTACAGTTATTATCCCTGCTCGTTTTGCATCGAGTCGCTTACCTGGTAAACCTTTAGCGGATATTGCCGGTAAACCCATGATTCAACATGTTTTTGAGAAAGCTCAACAATCAGGTGCGAGCCGAGTAATTATTGCCACAGATAACGAACAAGTTGAAAAGGCAGCAAAAGCTTTTGGGGCAGAAGTGTGTATGACATCAGAAGCGCATAATTCTGGTACAGAGCGTTTAGCAGAAGTGGTAACTAAGCTTGGTATTGCTGATGATGAAATTATTGTAAACATTCAAGGGGATGAGCCGTTAATTCCGCCTGTTATTGTGAGTCAAGTGGCAGAGAATTTAGCAAAATTTAACGTGAATATGGCAACGCTTGCGGTAAAAATTCATGAAGCGGAAGAGTTATTTAATCCAAATGCCGTGAAAGTCGTTACGGATAAAGATGGCTATGTGTTGTATTTTTCCCGTTCAGTAATCCCTTACGATCGTGATCAATTTATGCAATTAGAGGATATCTCAAAGGCACAACTTGCAGATGTGTATCTTCGCCATATTGGTATTTATGCTTACCGTGCGGGCTTTATTAAACAATATGTGCAATGGGCACCAACGCAGTTAGAAAACTTAGAGAAGTTAGAGCAACTCCGTGTATTGTGGTATGGTGAGCGTATTCACGTGGAATTGGCTAAAGAAGTCCCTGCTGTTGGTGTGGATACAGCAGAAGATTTAGAAAAAGTGCGGTCAATTTTGGCATAGTTTTTACTGATGTTTGATTCCAAGAAGTTTCTCTCAGACGTTTCTCATGAACCTGGTGTTTATCGTATGTATGACGATAAAGATCAGGTTATTTATGTGGGCAAAGCGAAAGATCTCAAAAAGCGACTTTCCAGCTATTTCCGCAAAAACTTAAGCAGCAAAAAAACAGAAGCCTTAGTGTCGTCAATTCATCATATCGACACAACCATTACGTCTTCTGAAACAGAAGCGTTATTGCTTGAGCATAACTTTATTAAACTTTATCAGCCTCGTTATAACGTATTATTGCGAGATGATAAATCCTATCCTTTTATTTTACTGACGAAAGAACGTCATCCTCGTATTACTTCTTATCGCGGAACGAAAAAAATTGCAGGCGAATATTTCGGCCCTTATCCTCATGCGGGGGCAGTGCGTGAAACCTTGTCGTTAATGCAAAAATTATTCCCTGTTCGTCAATGTGAAAATTCGGTTTATAACAATCGTTCCCGTCCTTGTTTGCAATATCAAATCGGACGTTGCTCAGCACCTTGTGTGCCAGGTTATGTGACAGATGAAGAATATAACCAACAAGTGGAATTAGCGCGATTATTTTTGCAAGGAAAAGATCAGCAAGTATTAGATTACC
The sequence above is a segment of the Haemophilus parainfluenzae genome. Coding sequences within it:
- a CDS encoding Trm112 family protein: MREKLNPRLLEVIACPRCLARLKYDQENQRFICPFEQVAYPIEHGVPILLAEKAETLKE
- the kdsB gene encoding 3-deoxy-manno-octulosonate cytidylyltransferase yields the protein MSFTVIIPARFASSRLPGKPLADIAGKPMIQHVFEKAQQSGASRVIIATDNEQVEKAAKAFGAEVCMTSEAHNSGTERLAEVVTKLGIADDEIIVNIQGDEPLIPPVIVSQVAENLAKFNVNMATLAVKIHEAEELFNPNAVKVVTDKDGYVLYFSRSVIPYDRDQFMQLEDISKAQLADVYLRHIGIYAYRAGFIKQYVQWAPTQLENLEKLEQLRVLWYGERIHVELAKEVPAVGVDTAEDLEKVRSILA